The Methanobrevibacter thaueri region GAATACTTGGCAATTGTCGTGAGCAACTACAGGAAAGCCCTGAACAAACTGAAAAGCAGAAAGGAGACCAAAAGCGAGGAAATCAGCCTGGTGTTCAACCGGGGATTCACTGAAGGGCAGTTCTCAAGCACATCCCAAAGAAGCATAAGGTCCGGACACATCGGCCTGAAGATAGGCAGGGTAATCAGAAGCGGCAAAAACCAGATTGCCATACGCCTGCATGACCATATCCAAACCATGCCCGAGAAGGGTGACGGATTGCTGATTGTTAAAAATGACAATGACTATGGATTTGAAATATCCCAGAATCCAATCATAACCACATTGAATCACTTCAACAGCGGCAAAAACAAGCAGGTGAAAGACTTGACTAGAAAAAACAAGGTCATGATTGTCAAGAAGGTATGGCAGAACAAGAAGAGCGATTTCAACCTGAATGAGTCTGAGGTTTACCTGACAAAAAGAAATAGCTTGACCAAAAGGGTTAAGGAAATCGAAAACAAGGGTTCAAGTTACGTCAAATCCAAATTGATGCTTACATTCTCATTGAAAAACAAGTTCCCTCACCTGAAGGGCAGACTGACACTCGCAAACCATAAAGTCATTGAGGCTGAAGTGACCGGAGACAAGGCATTTGAAAAGCCGCTGCGAAAAAGTGTCAGCAGAGAGACAATCGCCAAGCAACTGTCAAAAACCGACAATTACCCATATGAGATAGTGCAGACCAACATCAACTATGATGGGACACTGTTCATCCCGATCAGCAAAATCAACGAGTTGAGAAGGAACCTGTTTGAAAAGCTGGAATCAGAAGTCATCTCATCATACCGACATAAAATTAAGAAAATCAAGTTAAGTCATGCTGAAAATAATGCCACTGAAAAGGAAGCCTGCATTTCATTTTACACCAATAACCTGAAACATTTGGAGAATTTGGAGGGTGTCAAAAGGGTTTATTTGGAAATTCCTCCACAGGACGATTCACTGGTCTACAGCGATGAGGACTATAACCTCAATTATATGGTCAGCTTCATCAGGAGCGCCTGTGAAATTTCCCATGATAAGGATTATGAACTGATTTGGAAATGGCCCGACATTACACATGACAAGTTGATTAGGGCATTGAACAAGGTTAGGGGCATATTGAATAAAATGCACTACAGCCTTCCGATAATGAGCGACAATTTCAATGGGGACTATGCATTTTACTCAACAAACATCACAAACACCGAGACAATCAGAAGTCTCAGGAATTATAAAATTTTAACCCTATCTCCGGAACTTAGAAAAGGGGATT contains the following coding sequences:
- a CDS encoding U32 family peptidase, with the protein product MRIPELLAPVGSMEHLKVAINAGASSVYLSGKNYGARKFAENFTIEEITEAVNIAHMHNVKAYITVNTLIKENELENVINYLSKLYSIGVDAVLIQDLGLIELINEYLPDLKVHASTQLTCENQLKLDYLESKGIRRVVLPREMRKEEIENLKTNMELEIFAHGALCYSYSGQCLMSSFKGGRSGNRGTCAQPCRQKYRIDGIKKQDYYLSPCDLSLFNQLKEIANLNISCIKIEGRMRSKEYLAIVVSNYRKALNKLKSRKETKSEEISLVFNRGFTEGQFSSTSQRSIRSGHIGLKIGRVIRSGKNQIAIRLHDHIQTMPEKGDGLLIVKNDNDYGFEISQNPIITTLNHFNSGKNKQVKDLTRKNKVMIVKKVWQNKKSDFNLNESEVYLTKRNSLTKRVKEIENKGSSYVKSKLMLTFSLKNKFPHLKGRLTLANHKVIEAEVTGDKAFEKPLRKSVSRETIAKQLSKTDNYPYEIVQTNINYDGTLFIPISKINELRRNLFEKLESEVISSYRHKIKKIKLSHAENNATEKEACISFYTNNLKHLENLEGVKRVYLEIPPQDDSLVYSDEDYNLNYMVSFIRSACEISHDKDYELIWKWPDITHDKLIRALNKVRGILNKMHYSLPIMSDNFNGDYAFYSTNITNTETIRSLRNYKILTLSPELRKGDYENIIMHCECPERLELLVQGNVELMKTRYSLLYGKEQKKNYGNFLIDKNRNRYPIHKSISGEELVIFDSDELSLIDEINGLKNLGYSNFSIDGRYKEDDYCNMVNIYREALNGNVNKKELEKYSSKNTTANF